In the Enterobacter cloacae subsp. cloacae ATCC 13047 genome, ACGTCATGAAAAGCCGCGTCGAACTCCTGGATAAGACGAGAGATATGCCCTGCTTCGGCAATACCACTGAAGTAGTGACGTCCCTTATGACTGAACCACAGCCCAAAGTCGGACTGCCCGAGCGGCCGGCTATTGTCGATGCTGGAGTCCAGCATCACTTTATAAAGCAGCGACAGTTCCCACGTCAGCAATGCGGCGGTCTGCCGCTCCTTCTCAACTTCCGCATTTTCCATCAGCGAGAAGATTCGATAGTTCTCGTCCTCTTTTGCCGCATTGTTCTCGCTGAAGACATAGGCGCGCGACATCACCTCCATTGCCAGATCAATACTGTTAATGGCGTAGTGATAGATGCTTAACTTGGTCTCAGAAGGGTGTGGTGTGGCATTAATAAGAGGTAACAACAGCTTTTTCAGGATCCGGAAACCCATCTCAACCAGGTCTACCGATATACCTATTCGGGCGTGAACATCGGCGGCGCGCTGCTGAGCCCGCATCTGTTCATCAACCTGTTCAACCCGGCAGGAGAGAACATCAACAAGCCAACGACGCAGCGCTTCCTGCAACTGCCTTTCAACCTGCTCAGTGGTCAGAAACTCCGCTGCATGAGGGTCGGCCAGGACCACACGATAAAACTCCGTAATCAGACCAGAAGCATGATCGCTGGCCAGTTGCGCAGTAAGTTGATGAACGAGGGGATCCGTTTCATTGATTAACTGAATCCACTCATCCCTTACGGTTTGTAAATAGGTTTCCATTTACACCCTCCAGGGGAGATCGTTAGCTTGTCCGACGGGAATGAGCGCACGGATTCACCGTCTGGCATGCGTGATAATCAACAACAGCAACAAAATCAACACCCTTTCCAGGTGCCGCTTTTTTAATCAAAAACGAGTAATAGCACATATCGTATAACGGTGCTACATTACGCCGCCCACCCAACGTCAGCAGTGGTCAGGCAACGCCGTAAAGATCGGTAAAGCCTGCAACCATGACCTTGTCCAACGGTCTAATTGGCACGTGGTATCGCTTTATGCGTTACTTTCAAAGGCTTTACATAGGTTCACTATTTTGTCTCAATCCCACTTCAAACGTGCGTTTTTACACCCGCGTTACTGGTTTACATGGTTTGGTCTTGGCGTACTCTGGCTTCTGGTTCAACTTCCTTATCCTATGATCCGCGTACTGGGCTCCAGGCTCGGCAGCGCGTCCCGCCACTTCCTCAAACGTCGTGAATCTATTGCCCGTAAAAATCTCGAACTGTGCTTTCCCCAGTATAATGCGCAGCAGCGCGAAACACTGATTGCCGAGAACTTTAAATCTATCGGCATGGCGTTGCTTGAAACCGGCATGGCCTGGTTCTGGCCTGATGAGCGCGTCCGCAAATGGTTTGACGTGGAAGGTCTCGAAAACCTGAAACGCGCGCAAATGCAAAACCGTGGCGTGATGGTAGTTGGTGTCCACTTTATGTCGCTGGAGCTGGGCGGCCGAGTAATGGGGCTTTGTCAGCCGATGATGGCCACCTACCGCCCGCACAACAGTCCGCTGATGGAGTGGGTACAAACCCGTGGTCGCATGCGTTCCAATAAGGCGATGATCAGCCGTAACAATCTGCGCGGTATGGTCGGCGCCCTGAAGAAAGGCGAAGCCGTCTGGTTTGCACCCGATCAGGACTACGGACGTAAAGGCAGCAGTTTTGCGCCCTTCTTTGCGGTTAAAAATGTCGCCACCACCAACGGCACGTTCGTGATTTCGCGTCTGTCAGGCGCCGCAATGCTGACCGTGACAATGGTGAGAAAGGTTGATAAATCTGGCTATCGTCTGCACATCTCACCGGAGATGGCAAACTATCCGGAAAATGAATGCGAAGCCGCAGCGTTCATCAATAAAGTTATCGAGACCGAAATTATGCGCGCGCCGGAGCAGTATCTGTGGATGCATCGCCGTTTCAAAACGCGGCCGCATGGCGAAGCGTCTCTCTATATTTAATGTGGAGAAAGGTTAGTTTCGCTAAGAAACTAACCTTTTCAATCACCTGTAATCACCCTGAGTAATTGTCTTTTCTTGCCGTCGCTCAACGTGGATTTATTGCGCTCTGAAATCAAACTGTCGCCGTTCCACGACACCCGTAAGTTACGGAAAGAATTTAAAAAAATGCCTCTTGTCACCCCTCATTTTTAGGCGTACATTAGCGCCGTCTGGCAACAGGAAAGCACAGAATTCTGAGCTGGAGTTTGCATCGTAACGGGATAATTCTCATTTCCGTCGCAGGCAAATGTCAGTTCTCTATAATCAGGTGGACTCTGTTTTTAAGTGCGTACCAGAAGATACGCGGAGCGATGAAACGTGAAATATTTCTTTATGGGCATTTCGGTGATTGTTTTAGTGTGGGCCGGAACCTTCGCCCTGATGATCTAGCGAAGAACATGCAGTCAAAAAAACAGGGGCCGTTGGCTCCTGTTTT is a window encoding:
- a CDS encoding diguanylate cyclase, with amino-acid sequence METYLQTVRDEWIQLINETDPLVHQLTAQLASDHASGLITEFYRVVLADPHAAEFLTTEQVERQLQEALRRWLVDVLSCRVEQVDEQMRAQQRAADVHARIGISVDLVEMGFRILKKLLLPLINATPHPSETKLSIYHYAINSIDLAMEVMSRAYVFSENNAAKEDENYRIFSLMENAEVEKERQTAALLTWELSLLYKVMLDSSIDNSRPLGQSDFGLWFSHKGRHYFSGIAEAGHISRLIQEFDAAFHDVRQTDDALHDRLRQVQFLRLTRTTFSQIVTLLHELFDEVARHEVGVDVLTRLLNRRFLPTIFKREITQASRSGTPLSVLLIDVDKFKQINDTWGHNTGDEILRKVAGAFYDNVRTCDYVFRYGGDEFLIVLTEITEADTLRIAERIRRRVEKIKVHSPTGEPIPLSLSIGAAMFNGHPDYERLIQAADEALYGAKRRGRNCVELWKAQ
- the lpxP gene encoding kdo(2)-lipid IV(A) palmitoleoyltransferase gives rise to the protein MLSQSHFKRAFLHPRYWFTWFGLGVLWLLVQLPYPMIRVLGSRLGSASRHFLKRRESIARKNLELCFPQYNAQQRETLIAENFKSIGMALLETGMAWFWPDERVRKWFDVEGLENLKRAQMQNRGVMVVGVHFMSLELGGRVMGLCQPMMATYRPHNSPLMEWVQTRGRMRSNKAMISRNNLRGMVGALKKGEAVWFAPDQDYGRKGSSFAPFFAVKNVATTNGTFVISRLSGAAMLTVTMVRKVDKSGYRLHISPEMANYPENECEAAAFINKVIETEIMRAPEQYLWMHRRFKTRPHGEASLYI
- the ypdK gene encoding membrane protein YpdK, with protein sequence MKYFFMGISVIVLVWAGTFALMI